A window of Vespa velutina chromosome 15, iVesVel2.1, whole genome shotgun sequence contains these coding sequences:
- the LOC124954551 gene encoding programmed cell death protein 2 isoform X2 translates to MSLVDLGFVEKCQPWRLESRFFPSKVGGRPAWLNFKNIPRKEDLECEYCRNPCIFLCQIYAPYEEDNDAFHRTLYVFICKDPSCCKINENGNLKVLRSQLNRFNPFYPSEPPVEEEDWKTDISIDAWCKTCCVCGIAAPNHCSKCKIANYCCRNHQVYDWKQYHKHNCETEDDEDCSEIEEKEMAKYKSMAQLKETGCIQGEKDTEDLSRMANPDEDEVFALFRTRIEQNPEQVLRYERNGQILYISGSTKIKDVPKCSLCGGERQFEFQIMPQLLNFLNYKDVINSLDWGILVIFTCKKSCMPKEEYAIEYIWKQDILPDKIDNSSVNKDNST, encoded by the exons ATGTCATTAGTGGATTTAGGTTTCGTTGAAAAATGTCAACCCTGGCGATTGGAAAGTAGATTTTTTCCAAGTAAAGTAGGTGGTAGACCAGCTTGGttaaattttaagaatatacCCAGAAAGGAGGATCTTGAATGCGAATATTGTAGAAATCCTTGCATTTTCCTATGTCAAATTTATGCTCCATACGAAGAGGATAATGATGCATTTCATAGAACactgtatgtatttatatgtaaagaCCCAAGTTGttgtaaaataaacgaaaatggGAATTTAAAGGTACTGCGCTCCCAACTAAATAGATTCAATCCCTTTTATCCTTCGGAACCAcctgtagaagaagaagattggAAAACGGAtatta gtATCGATGCTTGGTGCAAAACTTGTTGTGTTTGTGGAATCGCAGCACCAAATCATTGCTCAAAGTGTAAAATTGCAAATTATTGTTGTCGCAATCACCAAGTCTATGATTGGAAACAGTATCATAAACATAATTGTG AGACTGAAGATGACGAGGATTGTAgcgaaatagaagaaaaagaaatggcaaAATACAAATCTATGGCACAACTTAAAGAAACAGGATGCATTCAAGGTGAAAAGGATACAGAAGATTTATCAAGAATGGCAAATCCCGACGAAGACGAAGTATTTGCCCTATTCCGTACAAGAATCGAGCAAAATCCGGAACAAGTTTTAAG GTATGAACGAAATGGccaaattttgtatatttcaggtagtacaaaaattaaagatgTTCCAAAATGTTCTCTATGCGGTGGAGAAAGACAATTTGAGTTTCAA ATCATGCCTCAATTGTTGAATTTCCTCAATTACAAAGATGTTATTAATTCTTTAGATTGGGGTATACTTGTTATATTTACTTGTAAAAAATCTTGTATGCCAAAAGAAGAATATgcaatagaatatatatggAAGCAAGATATCCTACCGGATAAGATTGACAATTCGTctgtaaataaagataattctaCATGA
- the LOC124954551 gene encoding programmed cell death protein 2 isoform X4 — protein MSLVDLGFVEKCQPWRLESRFFPSKVGGRPAWLNFKNIPRKEDLECEYCRNPCIFLCQIYAPYEEDNDAFHRTLYVFICKDPSCCKINENGNLKVLRSQLNRFNPFYPSEPPVEEEDWKTDISIDAWCKTCCVCGIAAPNHCSKCKIANYCCRNHQVYDWKQYHKHNCGNNVNVNNSYLFPEYELVIETEEIIETEDDEDCSEIEEKEMAKYKSMAQLKETGCIQGEKDTEDLSRMANPDEDEVFALFRTRIEQNPEQVLRSCLNC, from the exons ATGTCATTAGTGGATTTAGGTTTCGTTGAAAAATGTCAACCCTGGCGATTGGAAAGTAGATTTTTTCCAAGTAAAGTAGGTGGTAGACCAGCTTGGttaaattttaagaatatacCCAGAAAGGAGGATCTTGAATGCGAATATTGTAGAAATCCTTGCATTTTCCTATGTCAAATTTATGCTCCATACGAAGAGGATAATGATGCATTTCATAGAACactgtatgtatttatatgtaaagaCCCAAGTTGttgtaaaataaacgaaaatggGAATTTAAAGGTACTGCGCTCCCAACTAAATAGATTCAATCCCTTTTATCCTTCGGAACCAcctgtagaagaagaagattggAAAACGGAtatta gtATCGATGCTTGGTGCAAAACTTGTTGTGTTTGTGGAATCGCAGCACCAAATCATTGCTCAAAGTGTAAAATTGCAAATTATTGTTGTCGCAATCACCAAGTCTATGATTGGAAACAGTATCATAAACATAATTGTGGTAATAATGTGAATGTAAATAATAGCTATCTATTTCCTGAATATGAGCTAGTGATAGAGACAGAAGAAATTATAGAGACTGAAGATGACGAGGATTGTAgcgaaatagaagaaaaagaaatggcaaAATACAAATCTATGGCACAACTTAAAGAAACAGGATGCATTCAAGGTGAAAAGGATACAGAAGATTTATCAAGAATGGCAAATCCCGACGAAGACGAAGTATTTGCCCTATTCCGTACAAGAATCGAGCAAAATCCGGAACAAGTTTTAAG ATCATGCCTCAATTGTTGA
- the LOC124954551 gene encoding programmed cell death protein 2 isoform X3, producing MSLVDLGFVEKCQPWRLESRFFPSKVGGRPAWLNFKNIPRKEDLECEYCRNPCIFLCQIYAPYEEDNDAFHRTLFNPFYPSEPPVEEEDWKTDISIDAWCKTCCVCGIAAPNHCSKCKIANYCCRNHQVYDWKQYHKHNCGNNVNVNNSYLFPEYELVIETEEIIETEDDEDCSEIEEKEMAKYKSMAQLKETGCIQGEKDTEDLSRMANPDEDEVFALFRTRIEQNPEQVLRYERNGQILYISGSTKIKDVPKCSLCGGERQFEFQIMPQLLNFLNYKDVINSLDWGILVIFTCKKSCMPKEEYAIEYIWKQDILPDKIDNSSVNKDNST from the exons ATGTCATTAGTGGATTTAGGTTTCGTTGAAAAATGTCAACCCTGGCGATTGGAAAGTAGATTTTTTCCAAGTAAAGTAGGTGGTAGACCAGCTTGGttaaattttaagaatatacCCAGAAAGGAGGATCTTGAATGCGAATATTGTAGAAATCCTTGCATTTTCCTATGTCAAATTTATGCTCCATACGAAGAGGATAATGATGCATTTCATAGAACact ATTCAATCCCTTTTATCCTTCGGAACCAcctgtagaagaagaagattggAAAACGGAtatta gtATCGATGCTTGGTGCAAAACTTGTTGTGTTTGTGGAATCGCAGCACCAAATCATTGCTCAAAGTGTAAAATTGCAAATTATTGTTGTCGCAATCACCAAGTCTATGATTGGAAACAGTATCATAAACATAATTGTGGTAATAATGTGAATGTAAATAATAGCTATCTATTTCCTGAATATGAGCTAGTGATAGAGACAGAAGAAATTATAGAGACTGAAGATGACGAGGATTGTAgcgaaatagaagaaaaagaaatggcaaAATACAAATCTATGGCACAACTTAAAGAAACAGGATGCATTCAAGGTGAAAAGGATACAGAAGATTTATCAAGAATGGCAAATCCCGACGAAGACGAAGTATTTGCCCTATTCCGTACAAGAATCGAGCAAAATCCGGAACAAGTTTTAAG GTATGAACGAAATGGccaaattttgtatatttcaggtagtacaaaaattaaagatgTTCCAAAATGTTCTCTATGCGGTGGAGAAAGACAATTTGAGTTTCAA ATCATGCCTCAATTGTTGAATTTCCTCAATTACAAAGATGTTATTAATTCTTTAGATTGGGGTATACTTGTTATATTTACTTGTAAAAAATCTTGTATGCCAAAAGAAGAATATgcaatagaatatatatggAAGCAAGATATCCTACCGGATAAGATTGACAATTCGTctgtaaataaagataattctaCATGA
- the LOC124954551 gene encoding programmed cell death protein 2 isoform X1, protein MSLVDLGFVEKCQPWRLESRFFPSKVGGRPAWLNFKNIPRKEDLECEYCRNPCIFLCQIYAPYEEDNDAFHRTLYVFICKDPSCCKINENGNLKVLRSQLNRFNPFYPSEPPVEEEDWKTDISIDAWCKTCCVCGIAAPNHCSKCKIANYCCRNHQVYDWKQYHKHNCGNNVNVNNSYLFPEYELVIETEEIIETEDDEDCSEIEEKEMAKYKSMAQLKETGCIQGEKDTEDLSRMANPDEDEVFALFRTRIEQNPEQVLRYERNGQILYISGSTKIKDVPKCSLCGGERQFEFQIMPQLLNFLNYKDVINSLDWGILVIFTCKKSCMPKEEYAIEYIWKQDILPDKIDNSSVNKDNST, encoded by the exons ATGTCATTAGTGGATTTAGGTTTCGTTGAAAAATGTCAACCCTGGCGATTGGAAAGTAGATTTTTTCCAAGTAAAGTAGGTGGTAGACCAGCTTGGttaaattttaagaatatacCCAGAAAGGAGGATCTTGAATGCGAATATTGTAGAAATCCTTGCATTTTCCTATGTCAAATTTATGCTCCATACGAAGAGGATAATGATGCATTTCATAGAACactgtatgtatttatatgtaaagaCCCAAGTTGttgtaaaataaacgaaaatggGAATTTAAAGGTACTGCGCTCCCAACTAAATAGATTCAATCCCTTTTATCCTTCGGAACCAcctgtagaagaagaagattggAAAACGGAtatta gtATCGATGCTTGGTGCAAAACTTGTTGTGTTTGTGGAATCGCAGCACCAAATCATTGCTCAAAGTGTAAAATTGCAAATTATTGTTGTCGCAATCACCAAGTCTATGATTGGAAACAGTATCATAAACATAATTGTGGTAATAATGTGAATGTAAATAATAGCTATCTATTTCCTGAATATGAGCTAGTGATAGAGACAGAAGAAATTATAGAGACTGAAGATGACGAGGATTGTAgcgaaatagaagaaaaagaaatggcaaAATACAAATCTATGGCACAACTTAAAGAAACAGGATGCATTCAAGGTGAAAAGGATACAGAAGATTTATCAAGAATGGCAAATCCCGACGAAGACGAAGTATTTGCCCTATTCCGTACAAGAATCGAGCAAAATCCGGAACAAGTTTTAAG GTATGAACGAAATGGccaaattttgtatatttcaggtagtacaaaaattaaagatgTTCCAAAATGTTCTCTATGCGGTGGAGAAAGACAATTTGAGTTTCAA ATCATGCCTCAATTGTTGAATTTCCTCAATTACAAAGATGTTATTAATTCTTTAGATTGGGGTATACTTGTTATATTTACTTGTAAAAAATCTTGTATGCCAAAAGAAGAATATgcaatagaatatatatggAAGCAAGATATCCTACCGGATAAGATTGACAATTCGTctgtaaataaagataattctaCATGA